The segment GTCCGTGAGCTGCGTGGCGAACCCTCCGCTCAGCTTGAAGCTCTTGATCCAACCGGCGCAGTGGTCGCCGTAGAAGTAGGTGCCCTGCAGGCTCGGGATGTCCGCGCCGCGATAGACGTAGCCTCCGATCACCGCGCAGTCCGGGCCCACATGGTCGTAGGCGAGGATGGGCGCCGTGAGGCCGGTCCGGTTGCATCCCGAGCTGGGATTGAAGCAATCGTTGCCCTCGGTGATCGACCAGCCGTAGTTCGCCCCCTTGCCGCGCCCGCTGGCGTTGGTATTGACGTTGATCTCCTCGTGGGCGTACTGGCCGACGTCGGTGAGGTAGAGATCGCCATTCGATCGGTCGAAGCTGAATCGCCAGGGATTCCGCAGCCCGATGCTCCACAGCTCGCGCAAGCCCGGAGCAGGCGGAAACAATGGGTTGTCCGACGGAATGCCGTAACCATCACCCGACCCGCTCACGTCCAGCCGCAGCACGGCGCCGAACAGGTCGCCCGTGCTCTGTCCGTAGTCGCGCGGGTCTTCCTGACCTCCACCGTCGCCGATGCTCATGTACAGGTAGCCGTCGGGCCCGAAGGCGATCATGCCGCCTTTGTGATTGTCCTCGTCCGGCTGGGTCAGGCTGAGAATGGTTTGCCCCGATGGGTTGGCGACGTCTCGATTGCTCGAGACCGTGTACCGGATCAGCTTCGTATCTCCCGACGGATCCAGGAAGCTGAGGTAGAAGCGCCCATTGGTCGCATAACCCGGGTCGAAGGCCATCCCGGC is part of the Candidatus Eisenbacteria bacterium genome and harbors:
- a CDS encoding PQQ-dependent sugar dehydrogenase; its protein translation is AGMAFDPGYATNGRFYLSFLDPSGDTKLIRYTVSSNRDVANPSGQTILSLTQPDEDNHKGGMIAFGPDGYLYMSIGDGGGQEDPRDYGQSTGDLFGAVLRLDVSGSGDGYGIPSDNPLFPPAPGLRELWSIGLRNPWRFSFDRSNGDLYLTDVGQYAHEEINVNTNASGRGKGANYGWSITEGNDCFNPSSGCNRTGLTAPILAYDHVGPDCAVIGGYVYRGADIPSLQGTYFYGDHCAGWIKSFKLSGGFATQLTDWPNLDPNGNISSFGQDSRGELYVMTIGGSLYKIVAQ